From the Lathyrus oleraceus cultivar Zhongwan6 chromosome 3, CAAS_Psat_ZW6_1.0, whole genome shotgun sequence genome, the window GGAAAATATAACACAAAATAATAGCATCATTCATAttaagaaaataataataataataataataataataataataataataataataataataataataataataataataatatattttatattatacCACATAACAGCGTACCAAATTAAAGCACATGCAAAGTTGAATATATAAAACATAGTTCTAGCACCAAAATATGAATACAAGTAATCTTGAGTCTTACTTGTTATTCTGGTCAACTACAACAACCTTGTTGTCTGTCTGTCCCAATAAGCTGCTCATGGATCGTGCTTTAACCATTCCGAGTTTCATTCTCTTCTTAATCATCATCACTGGCTTCttctcatcatcatcatcattgttcaaCTTATCAACAGTATCATTCCCAGAAGTATTTTTCTTTACAAGATCATAATTAGAAGATGAAGAAGCGCTAGTATCTCTATCAACAACATTGTTTGGTGCAGTAATAGAAGTAGTAGCAGAAACTCCAATAGATCTATTTCGAACACTTGTCATACTTCTCAACCTTCCTTTCCCTAAATGATGCTCACAAAGAGAATAACCAACAAGTGTCTGTTGACAACACCGCCATCCTCTTCCATTAACACGACTGCACCGCGAACCTTCCATCAGTGCACTTCCCCTTTTTGTCACTCTCTTCTTAATATTATCCATTTTTTTCTCGctttcttcatcttctccatcGACGTCTTTTCTCATATAACATTTCTTATTCAACTTGGTCTTCATGATCTTACTCTTTGTTTTCTTACTATCATTACTCTCGATACCAACATTCTCCAACCTTCCTTTCCTTTTCTTTAATGGAATAGCTTTCTCTCCCTCACACCATCTCCCATCTACAAATATATAACTCTTAACTCTAATTAAACCATTCTCGCAAACAATATATACGCATGGAATAACGAAGTAGTAATGTATGTTAGTTACCTTGAGGAAAAGTAGTTGATGATGGCAATACTTGATGAGAATCAACCAAGAAATCTCGTTTGCTAAGAATAAAGCAGACCCAGAAAAACAGATGAAAATTACATGAAAGAGGAATATATAGATATTATAAATAGGAGTGCAATATTATTGTTGAGAATGGGGACCAGTTATAGCTAATAGTGCAAAATGGAAGCTACCCAATCTAGAGAAAAGAAGGATGGGCTTAATTTGGTTATATATACAAATATACAAATACAATACACAATATTCATCTTATTTAAAACAACTTCCATAGTATTTACCATTgcaatatttttttaaataataataataatgataatacAATTTTCTTTTTGTAAAAGCTGGTTAATAAACTTGAACTTTTATTACTATTTCATGAGAGAATAAGAGAGAAAAAAAAAGTTTGAGGCTCATTATATATTCTCACCTGATATGATTACTTTTGTTCTCTCCAGAGTTTCCAATCTCTTTCTCTTCCCCTCCAACCTTGTCATCCTGTAAAATCAAATCAACCATACAAAAAATAAATACATGTAATGTAAGAGCCCTTTCTAGAAATGAAATAATTCTTTTtagaaaaataaattaaataaatttgatACCAAGGAGGAACAATTGGCAAGGGATTAGACAAAAGTGCACTTAAccatgaatttttttttaaaaaaaatatataaaaaggaaaaaaatttaaaaaataaaataaaaacgGTTATTTGGCTTACCAAAGGGTGTTGCTTGTTGTGGTGTTTGTGTACCCCACTTAGTTGGATGGTGGATGGATAATCGTAGCCGTTGTTTAGTTTCCCGATCAGTGGGAGTGTTTGATCGGACGGCTGATAAAGATCCAAGCTCGAAGCAGCTGAAACAAGCAACGAAGTTGAAGAAGAACAAGGTTTTGGTTGTGTGTGAGCATGAGCACCGTCGCTGAGTTGCACCATCACTGGTGACCGGTTAAACTGGTTAAGATCCTGGTTAAGATCTGAGGGATGCAGAGACGAAATAGACTCGGAAGAAGAGAAAATAGCCTGTCTTTTACGGATCCTCATCGGTGCAAGATTGAAAACAATTAAAAAAGACTAATtaacacaaaaaaaaaactcacGAGATTCAGTctcttaaaataaataaaagagattgTTTAAAGAAAGATGCGATCTTTGGTTTTTGAGATTTTtagaaaaaagaaagaaaaaaaacaagaTTGAAACTCTGAACCCATTTAGTCTACTTACTACATGGGCAAGACCAAGAGAAAAGTTTTATGCTTTTAGTTTATTATCTCTATTTTTTTGTGTCTCTATATATTGGCTCCACACGAGTTTACTTTCTCTCTCTAACTTTTATTTGTTGCACCATAGAAAGGAAGGGAGTTGTATGGGTGAGAGATGGCACGTGTGAGATACTTTTTGGGAGGAGGAAGCACGTGTAAGGATGGAAACTTGGAGAGACGGTAAACAGGTGAAAGAGAGAGAAACAGAAAGTGAGATAGATGAATAGGTGGAATTTGGAAATGGAAGAAACAAAGAGTAACATTTTCCCATTCTCGTTTTACACAAATTAAAAAactataataataaaaaatagaatGATAATTTTAATAAATTATCAGATATCGAGAGTAATGAAAATAATAATGATTAAAAGGtaaaattaaaaaagaaaaaaaattgtattATAAATTGAAATGAgttatttattttaaaaactcTTTTATATTAAATGAATCATTTATGATGAGACAAAGAGAATATGATAGTATGACATTTTCAActtgttaattttttttaattccaaaataaatatattaataataaattaaaagAATGAAGTTGCAATAAATAATCGCATACTACAAATTGAAGATAAAAAGAAAGAAACTAAAAAAAATATGAAGCTTCAAACAAGGGAAGATCTTGAAGCAAAACCACCACCGTTATAGAATTACATTGTTGCTTTTATGTTAGAGTTCGAAAAATCAGATCTATCATTAACAGATCATCCCAACAAGGTAAAAATCCACCACTATAGTTCAAGGCAAACACTCGATCTGCTACATGTGTAGGTAGATGATATGATACTAAAGGAAATCTGCATAGGTGCAAGACTTCTCCTCCACCATATCCAAAAACAAATTCCAAACCAAAAATATACTCTTATCCACTACTTCTTTCGTTGTTTTTGTGACTCCATTAAAAATAACATTATTTTGGACTTTCCAAATAAACCAGATTACAACATGTCAAACCATAAGGTAACCACCATATACTTTATCATACCTCCTAAAAATGAAATGACTTAAAAAGAAGCCATAGATCTTGGTGAATAACTACATGTCACCTCAACCACTTGAAAATACTATGCCATATTGACAAGGCTATCTCACAAGGAATAAAAAGGTGAGAAGCAGTCTCAGCCGAAAATCTGCAAAAGGACAAGAGGTCTTACTAGTGTTCGATAACACTCCTCTTCTAAATAGGTTGACTCTGGAAGAAAATCTATCCTACTTTCTAGGAAAAAACTAAGATCTTAGATAGAGCCCAACTACTccaaataaaagaaaaaatatgaCTCTAAAACGAAAGCGGTGTTATATAAGTCAGCCTCCCCAACTAGAAGAGGTAAGTGAAGGTCACTGAAAAAGTATTGTCCCTAAAATGCTTCCAAATTCATTTATCTTTATCTTGGATAAGGATTACATTTCTATACAAGACATGAAACTCCTCAAGAACATGTTACAATGTTAAAAGGTGTATTAAATCAAGGAATTTTTTTATCTATTCATCACAAAAAGTTGGATAAATTTATCCATAAAATAAATTGTTTGAAAACTTCTCAAATTTAAACAATTTAATAAATAAGTAATTATGACAAAATTAAATGACTTTAAGTGATTGGTTATATTTACACAATCTAACTTTTAGATATGATTAAAGAAGTTGTTGTTGAAAAAACTTCAATCTTAATGTTAACCAAATCAATCTTAATGAACAAGAATCAATATTTCTGATTGAATACGTCTCCTATTTTTCACTCTTCACGTAGGTGAAACAATCACTTCTTGGTTGTAAGATGATTCTACACTAAACGGAGAATTTGAAAGAAGAAAATAACGCAATTGAAAGCGAGAGAAAAGAGAACTTGTGGAGGAAGAAGAATAATGTAATGTTGTTGTACAAACTGCACTCTAAGTGTTTGATAATGTGTGTTAATCATAATTGTGATTTCAGAAACTACATAAGGTTATTACAAAGTTGTATTTTTCACTTAGTTACAAATGAAATAGAGATCCCCTCTATTTATAGACCAGATTACTTGCACTCCAAGTAATCACAAAATAACTAACTCAACTAAAACTAAGTCAAGTTAACTATTTCGACTTTGTCGACTCCTTCGACAATTACATGCTTCGACTGCATACTTCGATGAGCTATATTTGACTTTATGCCAAATATAGCAAATACAAACTTTGTTTGACACAACTTAAAACACCTTTCGACACCCTTCAAATAAGCACACTATTTCGAATTCGAAACAAAGAATTATATAtttaacacaccacctaatttattgtgtctaagctatctacatcCATCATTGTTCTTAATCTCTTGAACAACTCGACTTTCATAACCTTTGTTATTATATCTGCAATTTGATTCTCTGATCAACAATGCTCTGGGATCAACCTTCCATTTTCTACCTGCTCTCTCAGGTAATGGAACCTTATTTCGATGTGTTTACTTCTTCTGTGTGCTATCAGATTCTTTGCCAGGCTGATTGCTGATATGATGTTGATCTTCATGGTCATTGATTTGTGATTGTTCCTTATTATTTCTTCTATTATATTCATCATCCATGTTTCTTGGCATGCACATAGCGaagctgctatgtattcagcctcaCATGATGATAAAGCTACCACTAGTTCCTTTCTTGAATTCCATGCGACTGACGCACCACCTAACATGAACACATATCCAGCTGTCGATTTTATATCTTCAGCATCACCATATCAACTAGAGTCCGTGTAGCCCACAATattgcattcttttccttcatcgACTGAAGGAAACAAAATACCATAGTTGAGTGTTCCTTTGAGATACCTTAGTATACTCTTGGTACCTACAAGATGTGATACCTTCGACTTCTGCACGAATCTGTTGACCATGCCTACACAATAGGCTAAActtattggtgtaagccctagaggccaatacttttggtacttgtatcgaattatttattaataataaaaggctttttctttattatgtttgtttaataaagtccctagaatagctaaTCCGTTTAATTTATCAAGTGtaacttaatcatgagatcccattaaacataaggacactattcttaaagtatctatagtcgagctttattgtgaaatgggataacattaaagcattaagactattatgtatatagactgatgatcacatctcatggatcatggataaggagtta encodes:
- the LOC127126221 gene encoding uncharacterized protein LOC127126221 gives rise to the protein MRIRKRQAIFSSSESISSLHPSDLNQDLNQFNRSPVMVQLSDGAHAHTQPKPCSSSTSLLVSAASSLDLYQPSDQTLPLIGKLNNGYDYPSTIQLSGVHKHHNKQHPLDDKVGGEEKEIGNSGENKSNHISKRDFLVDSHQVLPSSTTFPQDGRWCEGEKAIPLKKRKGRLENVGIESNDSKKTKSKIMKTKLNKKCYMRKDVDGEDEESEKKMDNIKKRVTKRGSALMEGSRCSRVNGRGWRCCQQTLVGYSLCEHHLGKGRLRSMTSVRNRSIGVSATTSITAPNNVVDRDTSASSSSNYDLVKKNTSGNDTVDKLNNDDDDEKKPVMMIKKRMKLGMVKARSMSSLLGQTDNKVVVVDQNNKWKRDNMMGE